GTGAATTACCAGCTGAAAATGTTGAGATAGTAAAACATAATGTTAGTTGCTATTGAGCTAGCCAAAGCTTTTTTAACAATTTTAGTAATATCAGAATATTAATAATATTATAATTTAAGTTAAAATTTAGACTTGACTTTTTTAGATAAAAATCTTAACATTTTAACTAAAATAGGAGTAATAGTTATGACAAATAATAAACCCCTTAAAGAAAATGATAAAAAGAAATTAGCAAATTTTTTATTCCAATGTTTAAGTGATGGAGTAAGTAAAGAAAGAATAAATAACCTAGCTCGAATCTGGATTAAAAAAGGCGGAGAAGTTAGTGATGAAGAGTGTGCTGCTACATGGGATGAATGTAGAGATAAAGAGCTAGGTAGAGAAATGGCATGTAGTTTAATTGTTAGTACTTTGCCCTTAGCGATTCTTTTCGGTTTAATGGCTGGTTGTAGTGTAGGCAGAGGAGAAAAGGCTGTTACTGTAATGGGTATATTTGCAGGCCTTGCAGCAGTAGGATTTCTAGCGTCTGTGGGATATCTAATAAATCAATATGTTGGTGATAAGGAATATGCTAGTGCATGTGCTGAAGAAATGGTAGATGCTTACAATGTAAAATGTTATGAGGAACTGAAAAATGTTGTACAAGATCAACAGGATTTGATTGGTACAATTCTCAACTATAAAACTAGTGTCGGTAGTAATCTCTATCCTAATTTACCTTTGAGTGATGACCAACTTACACAATTTGTTCTTGTAAAAAGATGTGATTAATTAGAACCTAAAAAATTCCTTGTTATAGAACTGATAGCTAACTACACTAAAAATTTTAAGGTTATGTTTAGTACAAATTTAGAACACTCAGATCCAAGTATCTATTCATACGTACAAGAGGAGTTATCACGTCAGCAATCGCAACTGCAACTTATAGCATCAGAAAATTTTGCCAGCAGAGCGGTGCTAGAAGCACAAGGATCAATCTTAACAAATAAATATGCTGAAGGTTATGCCGGCAAAAGATATTATTGTGGTTGTGGTTTTGTCGATAAAGTAGAAAGTTTAGCTATAGAGCGTTTATGTCAATTATTTAACGTCAAATTTGCTAATGTTCAGCCACATTCTGGCTCACAGGCGAATCAAGCAGTGTTTGCAGCGCTACTTAACCCTGGAGATACAATACTTGGTTTATCACTGGAATGTGGTGGCCATTTAACTCACGGTGCGAAACCAAATCTTTCTGGTAAGTGGTTCAATGCAGTACAATATGGTGTTGATAAGAATACTCATTTAATAGATATGAATGAAGTTGAAGACCTTGCACTAAAATATAAACCAAAGCTTATCATTTCAGGCTCATCAGCTTATCCTAGACAGATAGATTTCAAAGGATTTCGTGAAATTGCAGATAAGGTGGGTGCATATCTTTTGGCAGATATTGCTCACTACGCAGGTTTAATTGCTGGTGGGGTTTATAGCTCTCCAGTGGAATATGCTCATGTTATAACATCAACTACACACAAAACTCTGCGCGGGCCACGTGGTGGAATAATTATGACTAACGAAGAGGATATACATAAAAAAATTCAATCTGCACTTTTTCCTGGACTGCAAGGTGGGCCGCTTATGCATGTGATTGCAGCTAAAGCTGTAGCTTTTGCAGAAGCACTTAAACCTGAATTTCAAGATTATAGTAAAAAAGTTGTTGCAAACGCAAAAACACTCGCAGAAACTCTTAAGGCAGAAGGATTTAATATTGTAACTGGAGGGACTGATTCCCATATAGTTTTAGTAGATCTAAGATCTCAAAAATTAACAGGAAAAGATGCTGTAAATAGCTTAGAGAGATCTGGTATTGTATGTAACAAAAACACTGTTCCTTTTGATGAAAAAGGGCCATTTATC
This sequence is a window from Candidatus Mesenet endosymbiont of Phosphuga atrata. Protein-coding genes within it:
- the glyA gene encoding serine hydroxymethyltransferase produces the protein MFSTNLEHSDPSIYSYVQEELSRQQSQLQLIASENFASRAVLEAQGSILTNKYAEGYAGKRYYCGCGFVDKVESLAIERLCQLFNVKFANVQPHSGSQANQAVFAALLNPGDTILGLSLECGGHLTHGAKPNLSGKWFNAVQYGVDKNTHLIDMNEVEDLALKYKPKLIISGSSAYPRQIDFKGFREIADKVGAYLLADIAHYAGLIAGGVYSSPVEYAHVITSTTHKTLRGPRGGIIMTNEEDIHKKIQSALFPGLQGGPLMHVIAAKAVAFAEALKPEFQDYSKKVVANAKTLAETLKAEGFNIVTGGTDSHIVLVDLRSQKLTGKDAVNSLERSGIVCNKNTVPFDEKGPFITSGLRFGSAAETTRGLTQEDFEQLGQMISKVLKSCGNDGVEEEVSKEVQDICRQYSIYS